From one Dermatophagoides farinae isolate YC_2012a chromosome 5, ASM2471394v1, whole genome shotgun sequence genomic stretch:
- the Clic gene encoding chloride intracellular channel protein 5 has protein sequence MDSEPASVPDMEIEPTGNNGTTLPEFQQAAPPQDDNNNQDDIPEIELIIKASTIDGRRKGACLFGQEYFMDLYLLAELKTISLKVTTVDMLKPPPDFRSKFDSTPPPILIDRGEPVLENEKIERYIMKNIPGGHNLFVSDKETLSVIENIYTKFKVMLTKNDDHSKQAFENQLKKIDQHLAKRKTRYLTGDTLCCFDCELMTRLQHIRVAGKYFTGFEISESFIYLWRYMYHMYNLDAFKQSCPADQDIINHYKQKQGATKQLTKHEELEAPTYSRSIPQSVLDAFGDQL, from the exons ATGGATTCTGAACCAGCATCAGTTCCGGACATGGAAATAGAGCCTACAGGCAACAACGGAACAACTTTACCAGAATTCCAACAAGCAGCACCGCCACaggacgacaacaacaaccaagaTGACATTCCAGAAATCGAACTGATCATTAAG GCATCAACGATTGACGGTCGCCGAAAAGGAGCATGTTTATTCGGTCAAGAATATTTTATGGACCTGTACCTGTTAGCCGAGCTGAAAACAATTTCGCTTAAGGTGACCACGGTCGACATGCTCAAGCCGCCGCCGGACTTTCGCTCTAAATTCGACTCGACGCCACCTCCTATCTTAATCGACCGGGGCGAGCCGGTTCTTGAGAACGAAAAGATTGAGCGATATATCATGAAAAACATTCCGGGTGGACACAACCTATTCGTTTCGGACAAGGAGACTCTTAGCgtcattgaaaacatttacaCT AAATTCAAGGTTATGCTCAcaaagaatgatgatcattcaaaGCAGGCTTTCGAAaaccaattgaaaaaaattgatcaacacCTGGCCAAACGCAAAACACGTTATCTAACTGGCGACACgctttgttgttttgattgcgAACTTATGACCCGTCTACAGCATATTCGGGTTGCTG GCAAATACTTTACCGGGTTCGAAATATcagaatcatttatttaccTTTGGCGATACATGTATCATATGTACAATCTGGACGCGTTCAAACAAAGCTGTCCGGCAGATCAGGACATTATCAACCATTATAAACAGAAGCAAGGGGCCACTAAGCAGCTTACTAAGCATGAGGAGCTTGAAGCACCAACTTATTCCCGATCGATACCTCAATCGGTATTGGATGCGTTTGGCGACCAGTTGTGA
- the LOC124498909 gene encoding branched-chain alpha-ketoacid dehydrogenase kinase — MLCKRYTWLYGREALLFHRLANKINFHQLTSSTSNDEPGLHRPRQRYSHPPNSFFRHIRMAMNNESPIIESQSNSTNGEWPCIHKTNSDNDNTFAKNYYSHQHTNELSKPSSTSTFQQSHVTSDPSTSLNGSSRSNAGPKTGSTNSTNRKSTLWTSTLSKSINWFYNQSAIDIAATKPSVRLTPATILYSGKSADGSHTLRSAMYLQKELPVRIAHRIAGFRSLPFLIGCHPTILAVHEMYIKAFYLLSEHPLITDQEKELSFTSMLRELLDAHKNIVTMLAEGFRECRKHIQNEDMIRQFLDRTLTSRLGIRMLAEHHLALHDNNERPDYVGIINVRMKPKDVIDYWVDYVSKLSERHYGRAPPVKINGHVNACFPYIRTPLDYILPELLKNAVRATLEAQASVPDSNLTPIMVTIASNNIDFIIRISDRGGGIAHDLVDLVTQYHFTTANRTDSRFDRGILENIMKDSSMQASPMHGFGFGLPTSRAYAEYLNGKLTIESMQGIGTDVYLRLRHIDGKHESFRI; from the exons ATGTTATGCAAACGGTATACATGGCTTTATGGTCGTGAAGCATTGCTTTTTCACCGATTGGCCAATAAGATCAACTTCCATCAACTTACAAGCAGCACCAGCAACGATGAACCCGGTTTACATAGACCACGACAGCGATACAGCCATCCACCCAACAGCTTCTTCCGTCACATTCGAATGGCCATGAACAACGAATCGCCCATCATAGAATCTCAATCCAATTCCACAAACGGCGAATGGCCCTGTATTCACAAAACAAACAGCGACAACGACAATACATTTGCCAAAAACTACTACAGTCACCAACATACGAATGAGTTATCCAAACCTAGTTCAACTTCCACTTTTCAGCAATCGCACGTGACCAGCGATCCATCCACTAGCCTCAATGGAAGCAGTCGATCAAACGCTGGTCCCAAAACCGGCAGCACGAATAGCACAAATCGTAAGTCTACCCTTTGGACCTCGACACTGTCAAAGAGTATTAACTGGTTTTACAACCAGTCAGCTATCGACATTGCAGCTACTAAA CCTTCAGTGCGATTGACGCCTGCGACCATACTGTATTCTGGCAAGAGCGCCGATGGCAGCCACACCTTG CGTAGTGCTATGTATTTGCAGAAAGAGCTTCCTGTGAGAATTGCCCACCGGATCGCCGGCTTCCGCTCGCTGCCATTTTTGATCGGCTGCCATCCGACCATCTTAGCCGTCCACGAGATGTATATCAAAGCTTTTTACCTGCTTTCTGAACATCCTCTA aTCACAGACCAAGAGAAAGAGCTTAGCTTTACCAGCATGCTGCGAGAGTTGCTCGATGCCCACAAAAATATTGTTACCATGCTGGCTGAAGGATTCCGTGAATGTCGCAAACACATTCAAAACGAAGACATGATTCGCCAATTCTTGGACCGAACACTTACTTCGCGATTAGGAATTAGGATGCTTGCAGAGCACCACTTGGCCTTACACGATAACAATGAACGGCCAGACTACGTGGGAATCATTAACGTACGCATGAAGCCCAAAGATGTGATTGACTACTGGGTTGATTACGTATCAAAGCTCTCTGAGCGGCATTATGGCCGTGCACCCCCTGTTAAGATCAACGGCCACGTTAACGCTTGTTTTCCCTATATTCGGACGCCGCTCGACTATATCTTACCTGAGCTGCTAAAGAATGCCGTAAGAGCTACTCTAGAAGCACAAGCATCGGTTCCCGATTCTAACCTAACGCCTATAATGGTCACAATCGCCTCGAACAACATCGATTTTATTATCAGAATCAGCGACCGTGGCGGCGGCATAGCACACGATCTTGTCGATCTGGTCACTCAATACCACTTCACGACAGCCAATCGGACTGATTCTCGCTTTGATCGTGGAATCCTTGAAAATATCATGAAAGATTCTTCTATGCAGGCCTCACCTATGCATGGATTTGGCTTTGGATTGCCAACTTCGCGTGCTTACGCCGAATATCTTAATGGCAAACTGACCATCGAATCGATGCAAGGTATTGGAACCGATGTTTACCTTCGGCTGAGGCATATAGACGGCAAACACGAATCGTTTCGTATTTGA
- the LOC124498907 gene encoding uncharacterized protein LOC124498907 isoform X2, whose product MSFVDIQQCPLFSLSLAMATERTIDSWVYPMDSSCTPYNDTDFNNKVRVLCQEEVQYMLSSTNESVNNQQSQTNKLPPLEPLKNRLRIAKCNVVGDTSVGKTCLVNRFGYDVFDSKSKATIGVDFDVQKFSILNRPFTLQIWDTAGDERFRSITRAYYRGAHAALIVFDLTTIKSFQNVGLWHDEIMEATQSPEHTAGSLTLTRRKSQRGSNSQHSSSRPFLFLVGTKKDLITDETAAFYRSEGSKLANKIGAEFWMVSSNTGENVTDLFKRVACLCFDKYLLRELHVQQDRTSQYEQYQRAMAAMVPDNQNSEQNVGHEHSANDRLVHYSAENGGKVAFFYQDEKRNRKTTTAVDQALWPLIVEWWCQWFGQHGKIRRRLGHVTGGNKVVDQCSTNNNNKSKRLDDKSHRKFQCFRFTCLYNVD is encoded by the exons ATGTCATTTGT TGACATTCAACAGTGTCCATTGTTCAGCTTGTCGCTAGCCATGGCAACCGAACGTACTATCGACTCCTGGGTTTATCCGATGGATTCTTCTTGCACACCCTACAACGATACCGACTTTAACAATAAAGTACGTGTCCTATGTCAAGAGGAAGTCCAATACATGCTCAGCTCGACAAACGAATCGGttaacaatcaacaatcacaaaCTAACAAACTACCACCACTGGAGCCTCTTAAAAATCGTCTTCGTATAGCCAAGTGTAACGTCGTAGGCGATACATCAGTTGGTAAAACTTGTCTTGTGAATCGTTTCGGCTACGACGTGTTCGATTCCAAATCAAAAGCGACTATCGGTGTTGACTTTGATGTGCAAAAATTCTCCATATTGAATCGACCCTTCACCTTACAG ATTTGGGACACAGCTGGTGATGAGCGGTTTCGTTCAATAACCCGGGCTTATTACCGTGGTGCACATGCCGCCCTTATTGTTTTTGACCTGACTACAATCAAATCTTTCCAGAACGTCGGCCTATGGCACGATGAAATAATGGAGGCAACCCAATCACCTGAGCATACTGCTGGATCACTGACGTTGACGCGTCGGAAATCTCAACGTGGTAGCAACTCACAGCACAGCAGCAGTAGGCCCTTTTTGTTTCTAGTCGGcacaaaaaaagatttgattACTGATGAAACGGCAGCTTTTTACCGTAGTGAAGGCTCCAAACTTGCCAATAAGATCGGAGCAGAATTCTGGATGGTGTCCAGCAACACTGGCGAAAACGTAACTGATCTGTTCAAGCGTGTCGCATGTCTTTGTTTCGACAAATATCTATTACGTGAGCTTCATGTCCAACAGGACCGGACATCTCAGTACGAACAATATCAACGTGCTATGGCTGCCATGGTTCCTGATAACCAAAATAGCGAACAGAACGTTGGACACGAACATTCAGCTAACGATCGCTTAGTTCACTATTCAGCAGAGAATGGTGGCAAAGTCGCTTTCTTCTACCAAGATGAAAAACGAAACCGTAAGACAACGACAGCAGTTGATCAAGCCTTGTGGCCGCTCATTGTAGAGTGGTGGTGTCAGTGGTTTGGCCAACACGGAAAAATCCGCCGCCGGCTAGGACATGTGACAGGCGGAAACAAAGTGGTCGACCAATGttcaaccaacaacaacaacaagagtAAGCGACTCGACGACAAAAGCCACAGAAAATTCCAGTGTTTCCGCTTCACCTGTTTGTATAACGTCGACTAA
- the LOC124498907 gene encoding uncharacterized protein LOC124498907 isoform X1, producing MLMVVNIVIKLSISKFVAQCSLSVLGDIQQCPLFSLSLAMATERTIDSWVYPMDSSCTPYNDTDFNNKVRVLCQEEVQYMLSSTNESVNNQQSQTNKLPPLEPLKNRLRIAKCNVVGDTSVGKTCLVNRFGYDVFDSKSKATIGVDFDVQKFSILNRPFTLQIWDTAGDERFRSITRAYYRGAHAALIVFDLTTIKSFQNVGLWHDEIMEATQSPEHTAGSLTLTRRKSQRGSNSQHSSSRPFLFLVGTKKDLITDETAAFYRSEGSKLANKIGAEFWMVSSNTGENVTDLFKRVACLCFDKYLLRELHVQQDRTSQYEQYQRAMAAMVPDNQNSEQNVGHEHSANDRLVHYSAENGGKVAFFYQDEKRNRKTTTAVDQALWPLIVEWWCQWFGQHGKIRRRLGHVTGGNKVVDQCSTNNNNKSKRLDDKSHRKFQCFRFTCLYNVD from the exons atgttgatggtggtcaacatcgtcatcaaattGTCTATCTCTAAATTTGTCGCCCAATGCTCTTTGTCTGTGTTAGG TGACATTCAACAGTGTCCATTGTTCAGCTTGTCGCTAGCCATGGCAACCGAACGTACTATCGACTCCTGGGTTTATCCGATGGATTCTTCTTGCACACCCTACAACGATACCGACTTTAACAATAAAGTACGTGTCCTATGTCAAGAGGAAGTCCAATACATGCTCAGCTCGACAAACGAATCGGttaacaatcaacaatcacaaaCTAACAAACTACCACCACTGGAGCCTCTTAAAAATCGTCTTCGTATAGCCAAGTGTAACGTCGTAGGCGATACATCAGTTGGTAAAACTTGTCTTGTGAATCGTTTCGGCTACGACGTGTTCGATTCCAAATCAAAAGCGACTATCGGTGTTGACTTTGATGTGCAAAAATTCTCCATATTGAATCGACCCTTCACCTTACAG ATTTGGGACACAGCTGGTGATGAGCGGTTTCGTTCAATAACCCGGGCTTATTACCGTGGTGCACATGCCGCCCTTATTGTTTTTGACCTGACTACAATCAAATCTTTCCAGAACGTCGGCCTATGGCACGATGAAATAATGGAGGCAACCCAATCACCTGAGCATACTGCTGGATCACTGACGTTGACGCGTCGGAAATCTCAACGTGGTAGCAACTCACAGCACAGCAGCAGTAGGCCCTTTTTGTTTCTAGTCGGcacaaaaaaagatttgattACTGATGAAACGGCAGCTTTTTACCGTAGTGAAGGCTCCAAACTTGCCAATAAGATCGGAGCAGAATTCTGGATGGTGTCCAGCAACACTGGCGAAAACGTAACTGATCTGTTCAAGCGTGTCGCATGTCTTTGTTTCGACAAATATCTATTACGTGAGCTTCATGTCCAACAGGACCGGACATCTCAGTACGAACAATATCAACGTGCTATGGCTGCCATGGTTCCTGATAACCAAAATAGCGAACAGAACGTTGGACACGAACATTCAGCTAACGATCGCTTAGTTCACTATTCAGCAGAGAATGGTGGCAAAGTCGCTTTCTTCTACCAAGATGAAAAACGAAACCGTAAGACAACGACAGCAGTTGATCAAGCCTTGTGGCCGCTCATTGTAGAGTGGTGGTGTCAGTGGTTTGGCCAACACGGAAAAATCCGCCGCCGGCTAGGACATGTGACAGGCGGAAACAAAGTGGTCGACCAATGttcaaccaacaacaacaacaagagtAAGCGACTCGACGACAAAAGCCACAGAAAATTCCAGTGTTTCCGCTTCACCTGTTTGTATAACGTCGACTAA
- the LOC124498907 gene encoding uncharacterized protein LOC124498907 isoform X3, with protein sequence MATERTIDSWVYPMDSSCTPYNDTDFNNKVRVLCQEEVQYMLSSTNESVNNQQSQTNKLPPLEPLKNRLRIAKCNVVGDTSVGKTCLVNRFGYDVFDSKSKATIGVDFDVQKFSILNRPFTLQIWDTAGDERFRSITRAYYRGAHAALIVFDLTTIKSFQNVGLWHDEIMEATQSPEHTAGSLTLTRRKSQRGSNSQHSSSRPFLFLVGTKKDLITDETAAFYRSEGSKLANKIGAEFWMVSSNTGENVTDLFKRVACLCFDKYLLRELHVQQDRTSQYEQYQRAMAAMVPDNQNSEQNVGHEHSANDRLVHYSAENGGKVAFFYQDEKRNRKTTTAVDQALWPLIVEWWCQWFGQHGKIRRRLGHVTGGNKVVDQCSTNNNNKSKRLDDKSHRKFQCFRFTCLYNVD encoded by the exons ATGGCAACCGAACGTACTATCGACTCCTGGGTTTATCCGATGGATTCTTCTTGCACACCCTACAACGATACCGACTTTAACAATAAAGTACGTGTCCTATGTCAAGAGGAAGTCCAATACATGCTCAGCTCGACAAACGAATCGGttaacaatcaacaatcacaaaCTAACAAACTACCACCACTGGAGCCTCTTAAAAATCGTCTTCGTATAGCCAAGTGTAACGTCGTAGGCGATACATCAGTTGGTAAAACTTGTCTTGTGAATCGTTTCGGCTACGACGTGTTCGATTCCAAATCAAAAGCGACTATCGGTGTTGACTTTGATGTGCAAAAATTCTCCATATTGAATCGACCCTTCACCTTACAG ATTTGGGACACAGCTGGTGATGAGCGGTTTCGTTCAATAACCCGGGCTTATTACCGTGGTGCACATGCCGCCCTTATTGTTTTTGACCTGACTACAATCAAATCTTTCCAGAACGTCGGCCTATGGCACGATGAAATAATGGAGGCAACCCAATCACCTGAGCATACTGCTGGATCACTGACGTTGACGCGTCGGAAATCTCAACGTGGTAGCAACTCACAGCACAGCAGCAGTAGGCCCTTTTTGTTTCTAGTCGGcacaaaaaaagatttgattACTGATGAAACGGCAGCTTTTTACCGTAGTGAAGGCTCCAAACTTGCCAATAAGATCGGAGCAGAATTCTGGATGGTGTCCAGCAACACTGGCGAAAACGTAACTGATCTGTTCAAGCGTGTCGCATGTCTTTGTTTCGACAAATATCTATTACGTGAGCTTCATGTCCAACAGGACCGGACATCTCAGTACGAACAATATCAACGTGCTATGGCTGCCATGGTTCCTGATAACCAAAATAGCGAACAGAACGTTGGACACGAACATTCAGCTAACGATCGCTTAGTTCACTATTCAGCAGAGAATGGTGGCAAAGTCGCTTTCTTCTACCAAGATGAAAAACGAAACCGTAAGACAACGACAGCAGTTGATCAAGCCTTGTGGCCGCTCATTGTAGAGTGGTGGTGTCAGTGGTTTGGCCAACACGGAAAAATCCGCCGCCGGCTAGGACATGTGACAGGCGGAAACAAAGTGGTCGACCAATGttcaaccaacaacaacaacaagagtAAGCGACTCGACGACAAAAGCCACAGAAAATTCCAGTGTTTCCGCTTCACCTGTTTGTATAACGTCGACTAA
- the LOC124498903 gene encoding rabankyrin-5 — translation MMEVKEDATESECNASMDGSDDSLRLRDKNDKLNKRLLLLRDEYIKLQRKYSALQNRYDHLMVTGKFSDIDDESNIVDGDRGPSVGGHNFVTNIVNFVGSLYNNLLYSDLQIDYDNGQCHLLAHKFVLKFRSQKWSVSDLDAIERLCFPEMTAKIAEPLFRWVYTGYIDRRLFDQEFVVELVKHAARFELTPLVDQCEQWLLAYVQVDNCIYFYQISEQLALSRLCDYVAKLVAIHWDSLGESDFANVSTPFLHRLFVEKSRYPLHKAISIGNEDLIFLLLMDNEPHETIHKVNELDNLAQLPLDMALRNGQLSVAMTLLEHQANVNALDSGGWPLTHRYLSERKWQACRFLLQQGASIHSTTPDYSDSLLHLCADCLPPDNENMLDIARILFERDPDVNQTNREGNGLLHRCIERRNRTLFDLLLEQHEAHKLSLDLELVNHQHDTPLAMAVKLIDRYDDDYYARSLLKLNVSLDTFRGIEPGDSLLIHCGRQSLQKAALFLVENGANVNLVNSRGESILHIASMYGLKDLVWLLLEKNVNCNLVTLPPLHNDHNSDDQEFVYNQTALHLAILGGHDAIVERILSFHDGWSRKGCLDSALLTPEVDVKNSLHQTPLSLAVETGRISVAEMLIRAGADVNVRDGDGFSLLQRMIQHGNDNGAQFLLEHGVDIDDRCTTNYESYLECAIRYSRTEIVESLCRLGSNGDKLLWEAIKQDDASNKMAKILVRYGCDPDGWHQSTEGGFIQTLLHRALDENNQRAAIFLIQSGCDIHAIRRPGPDSQGKEYCDSQTPLHMSCCWGMDLVVETLIERQVDANQIDQEGKTALHIAILNQNHPIVDLLLNYPACDVHKADNYGLTPFALAIKLKSRTTAQALCRRDCAVAEQRDGKGRTYLHLALQRNDYDAVLFLLDNGVDVNCRVSDSQRKAPLHLAAETGSEIILRTLVLAGTELNVVTQQNQTALHLAADLDKYQMVEILLDLGIDACVQDSNGNTAMHLAATRAHQNTCRVLMERTTRVGGQPFDFRTSNNRGHNVFHCLATSANKVAASTIFEELIANCTELDLDVRDNDGNTPLLLAYMNGNSKLCRLIVKEGAALGIRNHQGVSIFNHVMPTRQLLTSLLDSLSRMPQWRDGPECLECGQKFNITNRRHHCRHCGRELCSRCSSKEILIMKFQSEKRSVQSRVCELCYDVLTLGAFN, via the exons ATGATGGAAGTCAAGGAAGATGCAACAGAATCGGAATGTAATGCCTCTATGGACGGTAGCGATGACTCGCTTAGGCTTCGAGACAAGAACGATAAACTAAATAAACgcctattattattacgtgATGAATATATCAAACTTCAGAGAAAGTATTCCGCTTTGCAGAACCGCTATGATCATTTAATGGTGACGGGAAAGTTTTCTGATATCGACGACGAGTCCAacattgttgatggtgatcgTGGTCCTTCCGTCGGTGGCCACAATTTTGTGACAAACATCGTTAATTTCGTTGGCTCCCTTTACAATAATCTGCTCTATTCAGACTTGCAAATCGATTATGACAACGGTCAATGTCATTTATTGGCACATAAGTTTGTGCTCAAATTTCGTTCTCAAAAGTGGTCCGTTTCGGACTTGGATGCAATCGAACGGCTCTGTTTTCCAGAAATGACTGCCAAAATTGCTGAACCTCTGTTCCGTTGGGTGTACACAGGCTACATAGACAGACGCTTGTTTGATCAGGAATTTGTGGTTG AGTTGGTCAAGCACGCTGCTCGCTTTGAATTAACACCTTTGGTCGATCAATGTGAACAATGGTTATTAGCATACGTACAAGTGGACAATTGTATCTACTTTTATCAAATTTCCGAGCAGCTGGCTTTGTCTCGGTTGTGCGATTATGTAGCCAAACTGGTCGCTATCCATTGGGATTCGCTGGGTGAAAGTGATTTTGCTAACGTATCGACTCCATTTCTTCACCGGTTGTTCGTGGAAAAATCCCGTTATCCACTGCACAAAGCCATCAGTATCGGAAACGAAGATCTCATTTTTCTACTGCTCATGGACAATGAACCACATGAAACCATTCACAAAGTGAACGAATTGGACAACCTAGCTCAACTTCCTCTAGATATGGCCCTTCGAAATGGTCAATTATCTGTAGCAATGACACTTCTTGAGCATCAAGCCAACGTGAATGCTTTGGATTCTGGTGGTTGGCCTTTGACTCACCGGTACCTTAGCGAACGCAAATGGCAAGCATGTCGTTTCTTACTTCAACAAGGAgcttccattcattcaaccacCCCTGATTACAGCGATTCACTTCTACATTTGTGCGCAGATTGTCTACCACCAGACAACGAAAACATGTTGGATATTGCCCGCATTCTGTTTGAACGCGATCCCGACGTGAACCAGACAAATCGCGAAGGAAATGGCTTGCTTCATCGATGCATAGAACGTCGCAACCGAACATTGTTTGATCTGTTGCTCGAACAACATGAAGCCCACAAATTGAGTCTGGATCTGGAATTGGTTAACCATCAGCATGATACGCCACTAGCAATGGCTGTCAAATTGATAGATCGCTACGATGATGACTACTACGCACGAAGCCTGTTGAAATTAAACGTATCACTGGACACCTTTAGAGGTATTGAACCGGGTGACTCACTTCTCATTCATTGTGGCCGTCAAAGTTTGCAAAAAGCGGCCTTGTTTTTAGTGGAGAACGGAGCCAACGTGAATCTGGTAAATAGTCGAGGCGAATCAATACTGCACATAG CTTCTATGTATGGATTAAAGGATCTTGTGTGGCTGTTGCTCGAAAAGAACGTCAATTGTAATTTGGTCACGCTACCTCCACTTCACAATGACCACAATTCAGACGATCAAGAATTCGTGTATAATCAGACTGCACTTCACTTAGCCATCCTTGGCGGCCACGACGCAATAGTTGAACGTATTCTTTCCTTTCATGATGGCTGGTCGCGCAAAGGCTGCCTAGATTCAGCTCTTCTAACACCGGAAGTGGATGTGAAGAATTCACTTCACCAAACGCCACTTAGTCTAGCAGTCGAAACTGGTCGAATCAGCGTAGCCGAAATGCTTATTCGAGCAGGAGCCGACGTAAACGTTAGAGATGGTGATGGATTCTCTTTGTTGCAGCGAATGATCCAGCATGGTAATGACAATGGTGCCCAATTCTTGCTCGAACATGGTGTCGACATAGACGATCGATGTACAACCAATTACGAAAGCTACCTCGAATGTGCCATACGTTACAGCAGGACTGAAATCGTGGAATCGCTTTGTCGACTTGGATCCAACGGTGACAAGCTTTTGTGGGAAGCAATCAAGCAAGATGATGCTTCGAACAAGATGGCCAAAATCCTTGTTCGATATGGCTGTGATCCAGATGGCTGGCATCAATCAACCGAAGGTGGCTTCATCCAGACATTGCTGCATCGGGCCCTGGATGAAAACAACCAACGTGCTGCCATATTTCTCATACAAAGTGGCTGTGATATACATGCAATCCGACGGCCTGGACCTGATAGTCAAGGCAAAGAATACTGTGACAGTCAAACTCCT CTACACATGTCATGTTGCTGGGGCATGGACTTGGTGGTAGAAACGCTGATTGAACGGCAAGTAGATGCAAACCAAATCGATCAGGAGGGAAAGACCGCCCTGCATATAGCCATTTTGAACCAGAATCACCCTATCGTCGATCTGTTGCTCAATTATCCAGCCTGTGATGTACACAAAGCAGACAACTATGGTCTTACTCCTTTTGCATTAGCAATCAAGCTTAAATCTAGAACTACCGCTCAGGCCCTTTGTCGGCGAGACTGTGCCGTGGCCGAACAACGGGATGGAAAAGGTCGAACATACCTGCACTTGGCTTTGCAGCGAAATGACTACGACGCTGTCCTTTTCTTGCTTGATAATGGCGTAGATGTGAATTGCCGTGTATCAGATTCTCAACGGAAGGCGCCATTACACCTTGCAGCCGAAACCGGTTCGGAAATAATACTACGAACACTTGTTCTTGCCGGAACAGAATTGAATGTGGTCACTCAACAGAATCAAACAG CATTGCACTTGGCTGCCGACCTGGATAAATACCAAATGGTGGAAATTCTGCTAGACCTTGGCATCGATGCTTGCGTCCAAGATTCAAACGGTAATACTGCCATGCATCTAGCCGCCACAAGAGCTCATCAAAACACTTGCCGTGTACTAATGGAACGTACAACACGTGTTGGCGGCCAGCCATTCGACTTCCGTACCAGCAACAACCGTGGTCACAACGTATTCCATTGCTTGGCCACGTCAGCCAACAAGGTGGCTGCGAGTACAATCTTCGAAGAATTGATTGCCAATTGTACAGAATTAGACCTAGATGTCCGAGACAACGATGGCAACACTCCCCTTCTGCTTG CCTACATGAACGGTAACAGCAAATTGTGTCGATTGATTGTGAAGGAAGGTGCAGCGTTGGGCATTCGAAACCACCAGGGTGTATCCATATTCAACCACGTGATGCCTACTCGGCAATTGCTTACCTCGTTACTGGATTCGCTATCCCGGATGCCTCAGTGGCGCGACGGACCAGAATGCTTGGAGTGTGGccaaaaattcaacataACAAATAGGCGCCACCATTGTCGGCACTGTGGCCGCGAACTTTGCTCCCGGTGTTCATCCAAGGAAATCCTGATCATGAAATTCCAATCGGAAAAACGTTCCGTGCAAAGTCGTGTATGTGAACTGTGTTACGATGTTCTCACCTTGGGTGCTTTCAACTAA
- the ave gene encoding sterile alpha motif domain-containing protein aveugle, protein MATVTSNEQSTTATGELMSRRPRPVFFWSNGEVMKWLKRCCEQYYELYGDKFLDNEITGRSLIRIQEDTLKRMGVENPVHRDEMARIILKLKLKSDMIEIKDLERKMHHQQQSQEHGSSTNINHQYVTTDR, encoded by the coding sequence ATGGCGACGGTAACATCCAATGAACAATCCACGACAGCCACTGGTGAATTGATGAGCCGAAGGCCTAGACCTgtatttttttggtcaaacgGTGAAGTTATGAAATGGTTGAAACGATGTTGTGAACAATACTACGAGCTGTATGGCGATAAATTCCTCGATAATGAAATCACTGGCCGTTCATTAATACGAATTCAAGAAGATACACTGAAACGAATGGGTGTAGAGAATCCAGTGCATCGAGATGAAATGGCGCGTATCATACTCAAACTTAAACTTAAATCGGATATGATCGAAATCAAGGACCTGGAACGCAAGATGCATCACCAACAGCAGTCACAAGAACATGGATCTAGTACCAATATTAATCACCAGTATGTTACCACCGATCGATAG